Sequence from the Streptomyces peucetius genome:
AAATACAGCCTCGCTGGGGGTACCTCCCACGCCCGCCAGGCCGTAGGGCGAGTTTGAGGCGCGGCGTTCGGGGCGGAGCCTTGACGAGACCGGCAAGTTCCAGCCCCGCTGGGGGTGCCTCCCACGGCCGCCAGGCCGTAGGGGGAGTTTGAGGCGCGGGGGGCCGGGGGGTGGAACCCCTCCGGTTTCGGGAAGGGGCGGGTGGGGGCAAGCCCGGCAGGTGCCGACCGCCCCGCCCGCGCGCTACGGCTGCGTGGGAGCCCCGGGCAGCGAGGGCACCGGCGGGGCCGTCGGCTCGGCCGGCAGCCGGAGCGAAGGGTCGGTGGGCACGGTGGGCACGGCGGGCACCGACGCCGACGGCAACGGCGGCAGTTCCGGCGTCCCCACGGACGCCGACGGCAACGGCGGCAACGACGGCAACGGGACCCCGGAGGCGTCCGGTACCGGCAGCCCGGTGACCGGCGCCGTCGACAGCGGCAGCGCCGGCAGCGGCACGTCGGACAGCGCCGGCAGCGGCAGGCCGAGTTCGCCGGCCGACCGGGGCGCGCCCGGAGACCGGCCCGGTGCCGGGCCGGCGGAAGAGGACGCACCGCCGCCCGGCACGGCGTCGCGGCCCCGGACCGGCGCGTGGGACTCGCCCGCTTCCGTCACGGCGGGCGCGGGACGCGGACCGGCGCCGCCGTCGTCATGGACGTACGGCAGGACGAAGCCCGCCACCGCCAGCGTCGCGGCCGTCGACGCGAGCGCCACCGCCGGCGCGTTGCCCCCGCCGCCGGGCCGGCCGCGGCCGCACACCCACAGCGCCAGTCCGAGCGTCGCCGCCAGCGAGTTGCGCAGGGTGCGACGGGCGCGCGCGAGCAGGGACTCCACGGTGCGGTAGCTCAGGCCCATCTTGATGGCGACCTGGCCGACGTCCAGGTCCTCCGACTTCAGCCACAGGGCCTCCGCCTGGCGGGCGGGCAGCTCGGAGCTGCGCCTGGCGAGCCACCGCGCCTCCGCCTGGTCGCAGACCGCCTCGTCGACGGGTACGGGGCCCGGCGGGTGCAGCCGCGGGCTGCTGCGCACCTGTGTCTCCCGGTTGACCTGGCGGTGGCGGTCCACGCACAGCCGCATCGTCACCGTCGTCAGCCACGCGCCCAGCCGCTCGTCGTCCAGGTGAGGGTGCTCCGCGGCCCGCAGCATCGCCTCGTGCACGGCGTCCTCTGCGTCCTCGGGGCTGAGCGACCTGCGGCGGGCCACTCTCAGCAGGTCCTCGCGGTGGCTCCAGGCGCGCTGCCAGCGCTCCTGGGACTCCCGGCCCGTCCCGTCGGGCTGGGCAGGCTGCATCTCCGTAGCCATGACGGCCCCTTCGCTCACCCGCCGGACGACGTCCCTGCCCGGCGGGTGGCGACATTACCGCCCGGTATCCGGAATTGTGGAGGGGGCTGCGCTCATCGAGTCCGTTCCGTTGCTGGTCGTCTCCCCGGTGCCGGGCAGCACGGTGTCGCCGGGCAGCTCCAGACGGGGGGTGGGGAGCGGCAGAAGGGGTTCGGCGGGCTCCGGGTCCCCGGCGGGTGCGCTCTTGGTGGGGGAGGGCGAAGGGGCGCCCGGGGCAGGGGCGGAAGGGCGGGGCGTGGTGGGCGCCGCGGTGGGCGACGGCGTCGGCGTGCGGGGCGTTCGCTGCTCCGGCGTGCCCCTGCGTTCCGGTGCGCCGGCGGACTCCGCCACGGCACCGCCGGCGTCGGGGACGACGCGGTGCCCCGAGAGGTAGTACGTGTACCAGGCCAGCACCGTCCGCAGATACGCGGTGGAGTGGTTGTACGAGAGGACCGAGCGCTCCAGATCACTCGGGTCGGACAGGTTCCGGCCGCCGGCGCACAGATAGCGGCCGGCCGCGAGTGCCGCGTCGAAGACGTTCTGCGGGTCGTGGCGACCGTCGCCGTTGCCGTCGGCGCCCCAGTACGCCCAGGTGGAGGGGATGAACTGCATGGGCCCGACGGCACGGTCGTACTCGGTGTCCCCGTCGTACCTTCCGCCGTCGCTGTCCCTGATGAGCGCGAAGCCGTCGCCGTCCAGCCGCGGGCCGAGAATCGGCGAGAGCGTGGCGCCGTCGGCGGTGACCCGGCCGCCGCGCGCCTGCCCGGACTCGACCTGGCCGATCGCCGCGAGGAGCTGCCAGCGCAGACCGCAGCCGGGGACGCTGCGCGCGAGTTCCGTCTCCGCTGCCCGGTACGCGGCGAACACCGTGGCCGGGAGAGAGCCGGCCGTCGGTGCGGCGGGGTCCGCGGCGACCGGACCCGCGACGGGTTCGGGTGTCCGCAGCGGCGGGAGTTCCGTGCGGTAGGCGCCGTCACCCGCCGTGTCCGGCGCCGACCGCTGCTGCCCGGCCGTGACGGCGGCTCCCGGTCCCTGCGAGGCGGTGAGTGCCGCCATGGCCGCGGTGACGAGTGCCGTCGTCTTGACGCCTCTGCGTGTGCGTCCTGTCATGATGCAGACCCCTCCCTGTGCCGCCGGGCCGGAAACACGGGCCGGCGGGGCTCGTCTCCCTTGCTCTACGCGCGAGCGCCGCGGGTCCGTCGCGTCATGACGTACGACGTCGGCGGCGAGCGCTGGCCGCCGGGCCGCCGGGCACGGGGCATGGGTCAGGGGCCCGCGGGCCGCGGCTAACGTGGAGGCATGGTGCGACTGAGAGTGGAGTTCACGACGGAGCCGTTCGATCTGGACGAGCCGCCGCCGCACGCCGTGGCGGTGCGCGAGGTCGTGCAGGGGGCGGAACTCGACGCGGTGGACGTCGGGCCGTTCGGGAACACGGCGGAGGGCGGCGCGGAGCAGGTCCTCGGCACGGTGGACGCGCTGCTGCGCACGGCGCTGGAGAACGGCGCGACCCGGGTCTCCCTGCAGGTCAACGTGGTGGAGGGCGAGGGATGACGGCCCTGGACCACGCCCTTGCCCAGGCCGTGAAGCCGCTCGTCGACGCCATGGGCGGTGTACTGATGGAGCCCGGCGAGGCCGCCGAGGACGACGTCATACTCAGCTGGGAGGGCGAGGAGGTCCTCGCCGTTCGTCTTCCGCAGCTCGCGGACTCCCTCGACCACATCCTCGCGGCGCTGGAGCGGCAGCACGGCCGGCCGCTCGCCGAGCTGGACCGCAGGACCAAGCAGTCGATCGTCAGGACGCTGGAGTCGCGGGGCGCGTTCTCCGTGCGGCACGGCGTGGAGACGGTGGCCGGCGCCCTCGGCGTCAGCCGCTTCACCGTCTACAACTACCTGAACCGCGAGAAGAGCCCCTCGGAGGGCTGACGCCCCGACCGGCCGGCGCTTTGTGCGTACTCGTGCTGCACTCAGGAAGTCCCGGCCACCTCGGCCGCGGTCACCTCCGCCGCGGGGGCCTCGGCGGTGGGTACGTCGGCCGCGGGTAGGTCGGCGGTGGGGAGGTCGCCCGCCGCCGGGAGATCGGCAAGGTCCGGGAGGCCGGCCGCCCCCGGCAGGTCGCCGAGGGCGGGGAGGTCACCGAGGCCCGGGAGCTCTCCGGCGGCGGGCAGTTCCCCGGTCGCCGGGTCCTGGGCCACCGGGAGCTCCCCCCGTCGCGGGAACGTCCCCGGTGCCGGGAGGTCCGTCGTGGGCAGGCCGCCGAGGCTGCCGGCGACACCGTCGAGGATGCCGGTCACCGTGCCGAGGAGGCTCGCCGGCAGGTTGTCGAGGGCTGAGGTGACGCCGCCGAAGGGGTCGTCCGCTGCGGCGCGGGGCACCTGGAGGGCGTCGGCCTGTGCGGCGGCGGGGGCGGGGTCGGCGGGCGATGCAGCGGCAGGCCGAGGAGGGCGCTTGCTGCCGTACAGGCGGCGAAGCGGCGAACGCTTTCATGTGCATGCTCCTGCAGTGCCGACACCGTTGTCGGACGTACGGGAAGCCGGAGGCGGCACTCCAGTCGAATGGGGATGTTTCAGACGTCAGGTGCCGCGGGGCGGTGTGGGCCGGTGCGCTGCTGCAACGGTGTGGAGGTCCCGCCCGGGCTCGCGGACGCTCGCGGGCATGATCGCCACGGCCCCTGCCGGAGGCATTTGTAACCCCAAGTTTTCAACAAAGTGTTGACGTCGCGTTGCCGGAGGGCGTTAGCTATCCGCAGCCCGTCCGAAGCACCGCGATGAACAAGCCACGGAGGCTCCCGTGACTTCACTTCCGAACCCGGGCCTCGCCCGGTTCAACGCCTCCGAGGACAGTGCGGCCCTGGCCGCATTGCACGAGGTGTGCGCCAGTTCGGCGTGGGGGAGCAAACTGCTCGCCCAGCGACCGTACGCCAGCACCGAGGCCCTTTTCCAGGCCAGTGACGCCGCCATGGCCGAGCTGACCGAGGAGGATCTGGCCGAGGCGATGGCCGGTCACCCGCCGATCGGCCGGCCGAAGCCCGGAGACCCGACCTCCTCCCGCGAACAGAGCGGGATGGCCGGCGCCTCCGAAGCGCTCAAGGCCCAAATGCTCGAGCTGAACCTCGCCTACCAGGACAAGTTCGGTCATGTCTTCCTGATCTGCGCCACCGGCCGCACCGGTGAGCAGATGAGGGACGCCGTCCGCGAGCGGATCGACAACTCGCCCGACCAGGAGCGGGAGATCGTCCGCTCCGAACTGGGCAAGATCAACCGTATCCGTCTGACCCGTCTCGTAGAGCAGGAGCACAGCGCATGAGCACGGCAACCACCGCCTCGGTGTCCACGCACATCCTGGACACCAGCGTGGGACGCCCCGCCGAGGGCGTCGCCATCTCTCTGTCGTCCCGCAGTGGCACGGGGGCGCAGTGGGTGGCGCTCGGCGCATCGAAGACCGACGCGGACGGGCGCTGCAAGGACCTGCCGGCGCTGCCGGAAGGAACGACACACGTACGTCTCGACTTCGAGACCGAGGCGTACTTCGAGACCAAGCAAGCCGATGCGCAGCAGGACGCCCCCGCGAATCGGGACAGCGGTGCATCCGGTGTGTTCTTCCCGGAAGTGGCGATCACCTTCGCCGTCGTGCCGGGCGAGCACTACCACGTACCGCTGCTGCTCAACCCGTTCGGCTACTCCGTTTACCGAGGGAGCTAGCAGACATGCCCACGATTCTCGGCCAGAACCAGTACGGCAAAGCAGAGAACCGAGTCGTCAAGATCACGCGGGACGGCGACACCCATCACATCAAGGACCTGAACGTCTCGGTCGCCCTCTCCGGCGACATGGACGACGTGCACTACTCCGGCTCCAATGCCAACGTCCTGCCGACCGACACCACCAAGAACACGGTGTACGCGTTCGCCAAGGAGTACGGCATCGAGTCCGCCGAGCAGTTCGGCATCCACCTGGCCCGGCACTTCGTGACCAGCCAGGAGCCGATCCACCGGGCGCGCATCCGGATCGAGGAGTACGCCTGGGAGCGCATCGCGACCTCCGACGGCAACTCGAAGTTCATCGGCGCCGACGAGGTCAAGCACTCCTTCGTCCGCAAGGGCCAGGAGACCCGCACCACCCAGATCACCTTCGACGGTGACAAGTGGGAGGTCGTCTCCGGCCTCAAGGACCTGACCGTGATGAACTCGACCAACTCCGAGTTCTGGGGTTACGTCAAGGACCGGTACACGACCCTCAAAGAGGCGTACGACCGCATCCTGGCCACCCAGGTCGCCGCCCAGTGGCGCTACAACTGGACCTCCGACGAGGCACGGATGCCGAACTGGGACAAGTCCTACGACCAGGCCAGGAAGCACATGCTCGAGGCCTTCGCGGAGACGTACTCCCTGTCGCTGCAGCAGACCCTCTACCAGATGGGTTCGCGCATCATCAACAGCCGAAGCGAGATCGACGAGATCCGTTTCTCGCTGCCGAACAAGCACCACTTCCTGGTGGACCTCGAGCCCTTCGGCCTCAAGAACGACAACGAGGTCTACTTCGCGGCGGACCGCCCGTACGGCCTGATCGAGGCCACCGTCCTGCGGGACGGGGTCGAGCCGCAGATCCCGGTCGACATGACCAACCTCTGACGCGGGACCGGCCGGCCCCCGCCCGCCCACCGCCGGGCGGGGGCCGGCCGGACCGGAGGGAAGAACCATGGCACAGCCTCAAACGGCCACGTTGGACGGCCTGTTCACCGGTACGCCCGCCGCGGCCCCCACCTTCTCGCTCACCCGGAGCGCCGGTGTGGTGTCCCCGGCCCCGGAACGCGGCCGCCGTACCCTTGCCGCAGCCGGTGGCCCCGGCGCGTTCCCCCTTCCGGCCGCGGTCGTCCCGCTCGTCCCGGTGCGCGCCCCTGGGGGCGCCGGCATCGTCCCGTTCTTCCACCCTCTCGGCACCCGCAGCCGCACAGCTGCGGCACTCAAATCCTCCTAGGGTCCTGCCGTGCCCACATCGCCGCTGACAGAAGAAGGAAGCACCATGGCACCTTCGGCAGCCCACGACGGCGCTCCCGAGCGCATCGTCATCGAGAACTGTGCGATCGCCACCGTCGACGCCGACGACACGGAGTACGCCTCCGGGCATGTCGTCGTCGCCGGCAACCGGATCGAGTCCGTCGGAGCGGGCAAGGCACCGGACGGCCTGGAAGGCGTCGTACGCCGCATCGACGGCACCGGCCACCTC
This genomic interval carries:
- a CDS encoding RNA polymerase sigma factor; protein product: MATEMQPAQPDGTGRESQERWQRAWSHREDLLRVARRRSLSPEDAEDAVHEAMLRAAEHPHLDDERLGAWLTTVTMRLCVDRHRQVNRETQVRSSPRLHPPGPVPVDEAVCDQAEARWLARRSSELPARQAEALWLKSEDLDVGQVAIKMGLSYRTVESLLARARRTLRNSLAATLGLALWVCGRGRPGGGGNAPAVALASTAATLAVAGFVLPYVHDDGGAGPRPAPAVTEAGESHAPVRGRDAVPGGGASSSAGPAPGRSPGAPRSAGELGLPLPALSDVPLPALPLSTAPVTGLPVPDASGVPLPSLPPLPSASVGTPELPPLPSASVPAVPTVPTDPSLRLPAEPTAPPVPSLPGAPTQP
- a CDS encoding lytic transglycosylase domain-containing protein; its protein translation is MTGRTRRGVKTTALVTAAMAALTASQGPGAAVTAGQQRSAPDTAGDGAYRTELPPLRTPEPVAGPVAADPAAPTAGSLPATVFAAYRAAETELARSVPGCGLRWQLLAAIGQVESGQARGGRVTADGATLSPILGPRLDGDGFALIRDSDGGRYDGDTEYDRAVGPMQFIPSTWAYWGADGNGDGRHDPQNVFDAALAAGRYLCAGGRNLSDPSDLERSVLSYNHSTAYLRTVLAWYTYYLSGHRVVPDAGGAVAESAGAPERRGTPEQRTPRTPTPSPTAAPTTPRPSAPAPGAPSPSPTKSAPAGDPEPAEPLLPLPTPRLELPGDTVLPGTGETTSNGTDSMSAAPSTIPDTGR
- a CDS encoding helix-turn-helix domain-containing protein, translated to MTALDHALAQAVKPLVDAMGGVLMEPGEAAEDDVILSWEGEEVLAVRLPQLADSLDHILAALERQHGRPLAELDRRTKQSIVRTLESRGAFSVRHGVETVAGALGVSRFTVYNYLNREKSPSEG
- the uraD gene encoding 2-oxo-4-hydroxy-4-carboxy-5-ureidoimidazoline decarboxylase, whose amino-acid sequence is MTSLPNPGLARFNASEDSAALAALHEVCASSAWGSKLLAQRPYASTEALFQASDAAMAELTEEDLAEAMAGHPPIGRPKPGDPTSSREQSGMAGASEALKAQMLELNLAYQDKFGHVFLICATGRTGEQMRDAVRERIDNSPDQEREIVRSELGKINRIRLTRLVEQEHSA
- the uraH gene encoding hydroxyisourate hydrolase, producing the protein MSTATTASVSTHILDTSVGRPAEGVAISLSSRSGTGAQWVALGASKTDADGRCKDLPALPEGTTHVRLDFETEAYFETKQADAQQDAPANRDSGASGVFFPEVAITFAVVPGEHYHVPLLLNPFGYSVYRGS
- the pucL gene encoding factor-independent urate hydroxylase, which encodes MPTILGQNQYGKAENRVVKITRDGDTHHIKDLNVSVALSGDMDDVHYSGSNANVLPTDTTKNTVYAFAKEYGIESAEQFGIHLARHFVTSQEPIHRARIRIEEYAWERIATSDGNSKFIGADEVKHSFVRKGQETRTTQITFDGDKWEVVSGLKDLTVMNSTNSEFWGYVKDRYTTLKEAYDRILATQVAAQWRYNWTSDEARMPNWDKSYDQARKHMLEAFAETYSLSLQQTLYQMGSRIINSRSEIDEIRFSLPNKHHFLVDLEPFGLKNDNEVYFAADRPYGLIEATVLRDGVEPQIPVDMTNL